A DNA window from Pseudomonadota bacterium contains the following coding sequences:
- a CDS encoding trypsin-like peptidase domain-containing protein, producing MSPNREPFRSPLLWVAIVAAVLFVLWQGFPSLTRQIGGATATPRVVTPRGDLAADEQSTIQLFEQAKSSVVFITTREQVMDPWTRNIFSIPRGTGSGFIWDDAGHVVTNYHVVADSSDARVRLSDGRDYRAALVGASDAHDLAVLRIGVALDRPPAVLLGTSQDLHVGQKVFAIGNPFGLDWTLTTGIVSALDRSLPSDQGTVIEHLIQTDAAINPGNSGGPLLDSAGRLIGINTAIFSPSGAFAGIGFAVPVDTVNRVVPELVSGGKYVRPALGIEVDEELNRQITEKLGIEGVLVLRVRPGSAAEAAGLRGARIDEAGITPGDIIVAIGGKPVDSVAKLLGLLDDHRVGEAVPVEILREGGKTELTVTLQAGS from the coding sequence ATGAGCCCTAACCGCGAACCGTTCCGCTCCCCTCTTCTCTGGGTGGCCATCGTGGCGGCCGTTCTGTTCGTCCTCTGGCAAGGCTTTCCCTCACTTACCCGGCAGATCGGCGGGGCGACCGCGACGCCGAGGGTGGTAACGCCGCGCGGGGATCTGGCCGCCGATGAGCAGAGCACCATCCAGCTCTTCGAACAGGCCAAGTCTTCGGTCGTCTTCATCACGACCCGCGAGCAGGTCATGGACCCCTGGACACGCAATATCTTCAGCATCCCCAGGGGCACGGGCTCGGGCTTCATCTGGGATGATGCGGGACACGTCGTCACCAACTACCACGTCGTCGCCGACTCCTCGGACGCGCGCGTGCGGCTCTCCGACGGGCGGGATTATCGGGCGGCGCTGGTGGGAGCGAGCGACGCCCACGATTTAGCCGTACTGCGCATCGGCGTCGCCTTGGATCGCCCCCCTGCCGTGCTCCTCGGCACGAGCCAGGACCTCCACGTCGGGCAGAAGGTGTTCGCCATCGGCAACCCCTTCGGCCTCGACTGGACATTGACCACCGGCATCGTCTCGGCCCTCGACCGCTCGCTGCCCTCGGACCAGGGCACCGTCATCGAGCACCTGATCCAGACCGATGCCGCCATCAACCCCGGCAACTCGGGCGGTCCCTTGCTCGATTCCGCGGGCCGGCTCATCGGGATCAACACCGCCATCTTCAGCCCCTCGGGGGCGTTCGCCGGGATCGGGTTCGCGGTGCCGGTCGACACCGTGAACCGGGTCGTCCCGGAGCTCGTGAGCGGGGGCAAGTACGTCCGTCCGGCCCTGGGGATCGAGGTGGACGAGGAGCTGAACCGCCAAATAACGGAGAAGCTCGGCATCGAAGGGGTGCTCGTGCTCCGGGTGAGACCGGGATCGGCCGCCGAGGCGGCCGGCCTGCGCGGTGCCCGCATCGATGAGGCCGGCATCACCCCGGGGGACATCATCGTCGCCATCGGAGGCAAGCCCGTCGATAGCGTCGCGAAACTGCTCGGCCTCCTCGACGATCACCGAGTCGGCGAGGCCGTGCCGGTCGAGATATTG
- a CDS encoding MerR family transcriptional regulator — protein MDDIFTGILVREQDALSLEEMVEACGAETAWVVELVEVGVLSPVGRDEAAWRFGALDVLRARRLARLARDFEASTEAAALILDLLDEIERLRARLRRAGMEID, from the coding sequence ATGGATGATATCTTCACCGGTATTCTCGTCCGCGAACAAGATGCCCTGTCGCTTGAGGAGATGGTCGAGGCCTGCGGGGCCGAGACCGCGTGGGTCGTGGAACTGGTCGAGGTCGGTGTCCTGTCACCCGTGGGCAGGGATGAGGCGGCATGGCGTTTCGGCGCCCTGGATGTCTTGCGTGCGCGCCGGCTCGCGAGGCTCGCACGCGACTTCGAGGCCAGCACCGAGGCCGCCGCCCTCATCCTCGACCTGCTGGATGAGATCGAGCGGCTGCGCGCGCGCCTCCGGCGAGCCGGCATGGAGATAGATTAG